In a single window of the Hirundo rustica isolate bHirRus1 chromosome 7, bHirRus1.pri.v3, whole genome shotgun sequence genome:
- the SP5 gene encoding transcription factor Sp5: MAAVAVLRNDSLQAFLQDRTPSASPDLAKHSPLALLAATCSRIGQPGAAPSDFLPVSYDPTLGSPSRIFHPWSGEMPAHSPGGLPPPHPSLGLTPQKNHLQPSFGGSHELPLTPPADPSYPYEFSPVKMLPSSMAALPSSCPPAYVPYAAQAALPPGYSNLLPPAQPCRQLSPNPPPEDIPWWSIQQAGAPGGCGHRFPAAAALPRSLVLGHSDFAQYQTQIAALLQTKSPLAATARRCRRCRCPNCQSAAGSAPEAEPGKKKQHICHIPGCGKVYGKTSHLKAHLRWHTGERPFVCNWLFCGKSFTRSDELQRHLRTHTGEKRFVCPECGKRFMRSDHLAKHVKTHQNKKLKAVADGVKREDSRDL; the protein is encoded by the exons ATGGCCGCGGTGGCTGTCCTCCGGAACGACTCCCTCCAGGCTTTCCTCCAG GACCGCACCCCCAGCGCCTCCCCAGACTTGGCCAAGCACTCGCCTCTAGCTCTTCTGGCCGCTACTTGTAGCCGGATCGGGCAGCCGGGCGCAGCGCCCTCGGATTTCCTGCCTGTGTCCTACGACCCGACGCTGGGATCCCCCTCTAGGATCTTCCACCCGTGGAGCGGCGAGATGCCAGCGCACTCCCCGGGAGGGCTGCCGCCGCCGCATCCCAGCTTGGGGTTGACCCCTCAGAAGAACCACCTGCAGCCCTCCTTCGGGGGTTCTCACGAACTGCCCCTCACCCCCCCGGCGGACCCCTCCTACCCCTACGAATTCTCCCCCGTCAAGATGCTGCCCTCCTCCATGGCTGCCCTGCCGTCCAGCTGCCCGCCCGCCTACGTCCCCTACGCCGCCCAGGCTGCCCTGCCGCCCGGGTACTCCAACCTGCTTCCGCCCGCCCAGCCCTGCCGGCAACTGTCGCCCAACCCGCCGCCCGAGGACATCCCCTGGTGGAGCATCCAGCAGGCCGGCGCCCCGGGAGGCTGCGGCCACCGCttccccgcggcggcggcgctgccgcGGAGCCTGGTGCTGGGGCACTCGGACTTCGCTCAATACCAGACGCAGATCGCCGCCCTGCTGCAGACCAAGTCTCCCCTGGCGGCCACGGCCAGGAGgtgccgccgctgccgctgccccaACTGCCAGTCGGCCGCGGGCAGCGCCCCTGAGGCGGAGCCGGGCAAGAAGAAGCAGCACATCTGCCACATCCCCGGCTGCGGCAAGGTGTACGGCAAGACCTCGCACCTGAAGGCGCACCTGCGCTGGCACACGGGCGAGCGGCCCTTCGTCTGCAACTGGCTCTTCTGCGGGAAGAGCTTCACCCGCTCCGACGAGCTGCAGCGGCACCTGCGGACTCACACGGGCGAGAAGCGCTTCGTCTGCCCCGAGTGCGGGAAGCGCTTCATGCGCAGCGACCACCTGGCCAAGCACGTCAAGACCCACCAGAACAAGAAGCTGAAGGCGGTGGCGGACGGCGTCAAGCGGGAGGACAGCCGCGACCTGTGA